One stretch of Candidatus Hydrogenedentota bacterium DNA includes these proteins:
- a CDS encoding universal stress protein has product MIKHILVPTDGSEQALIGARYAVGVAKRLGASVHGLYVVDIKLLEGPILRDVSASLGTAPFANYQGNISMILEQRGEAALDVVTKLCSDSGVPCACERSTGVVPRVITEKSELCDLIVMGRSGEHSEWLEGLLGSTTEAVVRRSRRPVLVTAHDTPKASRFIVAYDGSPNAKHALHVAAEYAATWAAPLNVLVIGAHPEHVVSEARTYLEPHGLTTHYEVRDGEPSESIVAYAGETNADLIVMGAFGHNRLRELVGGSTTAYTLDHAPCPLLLTR; this is encoded by the coding sequence ATGATTAAACACATACTTGTTCCAACGGACGGCAGCGAACAGGCGCTAATCGGCGCGCGGTACGCCGTGGGCGTGGCCAAGCGCCTTGGCGCGAGCGTTCACGGACTCTACGTTGTCGATATCAAACTGCTCGAAGGGCCCATCCTGCGCGACGTCTCGGCTTCACTCGGCACTGCCCCATTTGCGAATTATCAGGGCAATATCAGCATGATCCTCGAACAACGCGGCGAGGCCGCGCTCGACGTGGTCACAAAGCTCTGCTCCGATTCGGGCGTGCCATGCGCCTGCGAACGCTCGACCGGCGTCGTTCCCCGCGTCATTACGGAAAAGAGCGAGTTGTGCGATCTCATCGTCATGGGACGCAGCGGCGAGCACAGCGAATGGCTCGAAGGTCTGCTCGGATCGACCACCGAAGCGGTCGTGCGCCGCTCGCGCAGGCCCGTCCTCGTAACCGCGCACGACACGCCCAAGGCGTCCCGCTTCATCGTCGCGTACGACGGATCCCCGAACGCGAAACATGCGCTGCACGTCGCCGCCGAGTACGCCGCGACGTGGGCCGCGCCGCTCAACGTGCTCGTGATCGGCGCCCATCCCGAACACGTCGTGTCCGAAGCGCGCACCTATCTCGAGCCGCACGGTCTCACCACGCACTACGAAGTGCGCGACGGCGAACCCAGCGAAAGCATCGTCGCCTATGCAGGCGAAACAAACGCAGACCTCATCGTCATGGGCGCGTTCGGCCACAACCGCCTCCGCGAACTTGTCGGCGGCAGCACAACCGCCTACACACTCGACCACGCCCCCTGCCCCCTCCTGCTCACCCGCTAG
- the hisB gene encoding imidazoleglycerol-phosphate dehydratase HisB, protein MPRTAQISRETKETKINLSVAIDGAGAIDATTGIGFFDHMLTHIAKHGLFDLTVNAKGDLEIDAHHTVEDVGICLGKAFAQALGDMKGIARFGHAVVPMDEALVEVAIDFSGRPFLVFEADLPRGKVGEFDSELTEEFFRAFAVNSRTTLHIVLRYGSNLHHCIEGIFKAFARALDRATQLDPRVTGVPSTKGMLEK, encoded by the coding sequence ATGCCACGCACCGCTCAAATATCCCGCGAAACCAAAGAAACCAAGATCAATCTCTCCGTCGCCATCGACGGCGCCGGCGCCATAGACGCCACCACCGGCATCGGTTTCTTCGACCACATGCTCACGCACATCGCCAAACACGGCCTCTTCGATCTCACCGTCAACGCAAAAGGCGATCTCGAAATCGACGCGCACCACACCGTCGAAGACGTCGGAATTTGTCTCGGAAAAGCCTTTGCCCAAGCGCTCGGCGACATGAAAGGCATCGCCCGCTTCGGCCACGCCGTTGTCCCCATGGACGAAGCCCTCGTCGAGGTCGCCATCGATTTCAGCGGACGCCCCTTCCTCGTCTTCGAAGCGGACCTGCCCCGCGGCAAAGTCGGCGAGTTCGATTCCGAGCTCACCGAAGAGTTCTTCCGCGCCTTCGCAGTGAACAGCCGCACGACGCTCCACATCGTCCTGCGCTACGGCTCAAACCTGCACCACTGTATCGAAGGCATCTTCAAGGCCTTCGCCCGCGCTCTCGACCGCGCGACCCAACTCGACCCGCGTGTCACCGGCGTGCCCTCCACGAAGGGCATGCTGGAAAAATAA
- a CDS encoding metallophosphoesterase family protein yields the protein MRYAIISDIHANLEALQAVLERIKSLSIDQVVCLGDVVGYNASPNECSDIVRESGMPTICGNHDAVACGIEEPWGFNPVALQAALWTREHLSPTNLEWLRKLPDNMQFPHFLAAHGSPTDRDCYLFTWEDVLPHLQYVTDQNYRLCFFGHTHSPGIFSADGLYSVDDDSKFQLGNGKTFFINPGSVGQPRDGDSRAAFGLFDSEKNEYELVRAEYDVSAAAGRIRDAGLPPFLAERLTMGR from the coding sequence TTGCGATACGCGATAATCTCGGACATCCACGCCAACCTCGAGGCCCTGCAGGCCGTTCTGGAGCGTATCAAGTCACTCTCCATCGACCAGGTCGTCTGCCTCGGAGACGTGGTCGGCTACAACGCCAGCCCGAACGAATGCTCCGACATCGTCCGAGAGAGCGGTATGCCCACCATCTGCGGCAACCACGACGCCGTCGCCTGCGGCATCGAGGAACCGTGGGGATTCAATCCCGTCGCGCTTCAGGCCGCGCTGTGGACACGCGAGCACCTCTCGCCCACCAACCTCGAATGGCTCCGAAAACTTCCCGACAACATGCAGTTCCCCCACTTTCTCGCCGCCCACGGCTCCCCCACGGACCGAGACTGCTATCTGTTCACATGGGAAGACGTGTTGCCGCATCTCCAATACGTCACAGACCAGAACTACCGCCTCTGCTTCTTCGGGCATACGCATAGCCCGGGGATATTCTCGGCGGACGGTTTATACAGCGTGGACGACGACTCGAAGTTTCAACTCGGCAACGGCAAGACGTTCTTCATCAACCCGGGCTCGGTCGGCCAACCCCGTGACGGGGACTCCCGAGCGGCCTTTGGCCTCTTCGATTCGGAGAAAAACGAGTACGAACTCGTCCGCGCCGAATACGATGTGTCCGCCGCAGCCGGACGTATCCGCGACGCGGGCCTTCCCCCCTTCCTCGCGGAACGCCTGACCATGGGGCGATAG
- a CDS encoding Gfo/Idh/MocA family oxidoreductase, with amino-acid sequence MSKPVSRRDFIKRAAAASVAAPLIAPRLSLAQPPSGKLQHAAVGVGAQGGYGLKEIFSSGKVDVVALCDVDAKNLEGASKLYPGARLYRDWREMLEKEENNIDSVNVGIPDHMHAPVSMTAIRKGKHVFCEKPLTHEVYEARQLTLAAREFGVKTQMGNQIHSHEFYRTAVHWMKEGAIGKVQEWYSWTGALFLTGDKKRPEPAPVPDHLDWDLWLGTAPERPYAPEVYHPFWWRRWRDFGNGATGDFGCHIFDTVFTALDIGAPLTVCAQVESVDGDQWPEWTISRYVFPGVPMSAGKTITATWLDGGKRPSWTVSRHLTKDFAMPSSGSVVIGEEGTLVIPHVGEPSLHPIHKYKDYPKPKLEPINHYHQFVEAALGNGVAGSHFDYAGPLTEAVLLTTVADRFPGQTLEWDARKMRFANSREANKFLRRKYRDGWQVKGL; translated from the coding sequence ATGAGCAAACCGGTTTCACGCAGGGATTTCATCAAACGCGCGGCCGCGGCGTCCGTTGCCGCTCCGCTCATTGCGCCACGTCTCAGCCTGGCGCAGCCGCCCTCCGGCAAGCTGCAACACGCCGCCGTCGGCGTCGGCGCGCAGGGCGGCTACGGGCTGAAGGAAATCTTCAGCAGCGGCAAGGTGGACGTGGTCGCGCTGTGCGACGTGGACGCGAAGAACCTCGAAGGCGCATCGAAGCTGTATCCCGGTGCGCGCCTGTACCGCGATTGGCGCGAGATGCTCGAGAAGGAAGAGAACAACATCGACTCCGTTAATGTCGGCATTCCGGATCACATGCACGCGCCGGTATCGATGACGGCAATCCGCAAGGGCAAGCACGTGTTCTGCGAGAAACCGCTGACGCACGAGGTGTATGAGGCCCGCCAGCTCACACTCGCCGCGCGCGAGTTCGGCGTCAAAACGCAGATGGGCAACCAGATTCACTCGCACGAGTTTTACCGCACGGCAGTGCACTGGATGAAAGAAGGCGCCATCGGCAAAGTCCAGGAGTGGTACTCGTGGACCGGCGCGCTCTTCCTGACCGGCGACAAGAAGCGCCCCGAACCCGCTCCAGTGCCCGACCATCTCGATTGGGACCTGTGGCTGGGCACCGCGCCGGAGCGTCCGTACGCACCGGAGGTGTATCACCCGTTCTGGTGGCGGCGCTGGCGCGATTTCGGAAACGGCGCGACGGGCGATTTCGGCTGTCACATTTTCGACACCGTGTTCACCGCGCTCGACATTGGCGCGCCCTTGACCGTCTGCGCGCAGGTCGAAAGCGTGGACGGCGACCAGTGGCCGGAATGGACGATATCGCGCTACGTGTTTCCCGGCGTCCCGATGAGCGCGGGAAAAACGATTACTGCGACGTGGCTGGACGGAGGCAAGCGGCCGTCGTGGACCGTGTCGCGACATTTGACAAAAGATTTTGCGATGCCGTCGAGCGGATCGGTCGTCATCGGCGAAGAAGGCACACTCGTCATTCCGCACGTGGGCGAGCCGTCGCTGCACCCCATCCACAAGTACAAGGACTATCCGAAGCCAAAGCTCGAGCCAATCAATCACTACCACCAGTTTGTCGAAGCCGCGCTCGGAAACGGCGTCGCCGGATCGCACTTTGACTACGCGGGCCCGCTCACCGAAGCGGTGCTACTTACCACAGTCGCGGACCGATTCCCCGGTCAAACGCTCGAGTGGGATGCGCGGAAGATGCGCTTCGCGAATTCGCGGGAAGCGAACAAATTTCTGCGCCGCAAATACCGCGATGGTTGGCAGGTGAAAGGACTCTAA
- a CDS encoding Gfo/Idh/MocA family oxidoreductase, whose amino-acid sequence MFRLGIVGSDNSHAEAFSRLTNLEGENRIPDVLVTHIYGTDEARTKEVATNCEIPNIVTRTEDMIGQVDGILCVWRHASKHKNDSLPFIKAGIPAFVDKPLAHTVADARELIDTAEQAKVGFTSFSTLRFCVPTVQWLASLKDSIDVPVSGVSTGPAEVDSEYDGLCFYGVHTVELMHAAFGYGVTSVTASEHNKYIMAVCKYATGPIVALNFQYNEPYVFHISAFGKKGFSDHKVDSGTSYVEGMKVIMEMMRTGKWPLTPQQLIEPVQVLAAITKSLAEKREVALSEV is encoded by the coding sequence ATGTTTCGTCTGGGCATTGTGGGTTCCGATAACAGTCACGCCGAGGCGTTTTCGCGGCTGACCAACCTCGAGGGCGAGAACCGGATTCCCGATGTGCTGGTCACGCACATCTACGGCACGGACGAGGCCCGCACAAAGGAAGTCGCCACCAACTGCGAGATTCCAAACATCGTCACGCGCACGGAGGACATGATCGGTCAGGTAGACGGCATTCTGTGTGTATGGCGACACGCCAGCAAACACAAGAACGATTCGTTGCCGTTCATCAAGGCGGGAATTCCCGCGTTCGTAGACAAACCACTCGCGCATACGGTGGCGGACGCGCGCGAACTGATCGACACTGCCGAGCAGGCCAAGGTCGGTTTCACGTCATTTTCGACGTTGCGGTTTTGCGTGCCGACCGTGCAATGGCTTGCTTCGTTGAAAGATTCGATCGATGTACCTGTTTCCGGCGTCAGCACTGGGCCCGCGGAAGTGGACAGCGAATACGACGGGCTGTGCTTCTACGGCGTACATACGGTCGAGCTCATGCACGCCGCGTTTGGTTACGGTGTGACGAGCGTCACGGCGAGCGAGCACAACAAGTACATCATGGCGGTCTGCAAATACGCGACCGGCCCGATCGTGGCCTTGAATTTTCAGTACAACGAACCATACGTCTTCCATATATCCGCGTTTGGGAAGAAGGGATTTTCCGATCACAAAGTTGATTCGGGGACCAGTTACGTCGAAGGCATGAAAGTCATCATGGAAATGATGCGCACGGGAAAGTGGCCGCTGACGCCACAGCAACTGATCGAACCCGTCCAGGTCCTCGCCGCCATAACGAAATCGCTCGCGGAAAAACGCGAAGTCGCGTTGTCGGAAGTGTAA
- a CDS encoding sulfatase-like hydrolase/transferase, translating into MIFVYAITLGISSGVTGLFARQALGEQGYVPGLTPGLMVACGVAATYAGLQLLYVGLVRFTWPTKTNWPLLGECLSHGAVAAFLPYLARFDVNWPHPALNDFESLIYFAAFAGIHATLKLVGFYAILRSESGPRAWNVAWMASGMPLLLAGFIMFEVWAGSVEKARPKAPEEVQTYRVGTAYASARALPEGSVLTTNATASIGECLMIGCANPPETALEDALEVAYLTIEMRGDTTTQFSGSIDLAAGEWSYLQIPAEDVPRKMTTCVVRWSTEKESKWRKAVGVLPVLTSDRTLLIDGPHVRRMQGNESNPSLVLIVVDGLGADRVSSMGSAKGTTPNLERIGAAALTYPLTYAPAPEAAASCMTLLTGVSPLRHGYLGDRAGPLPKELKTISEALRGERYATAAFTEGEGWGDLVHGRGFERGFDTFDDGYIAEPPAASVQLDPNAPGPAMGSSETLSKARRWFDAHKDTNYFLLVRLTDLRNPRSRELHARSLLPDLASATPSALYNAAVQYLDREVGQFIGHVRNAQGAKTCIVVTSTRGSYLPDDTVLADWSLRVPFVLSAPGVTAAKRSELTGLEDVASTLARMMHVTLGPYASTADLINAPVSREPISMVGNPLMLSIRNAKLRLVWSTQREPFTMRAVGPPAAAALYDLTNVRAGAPMRDISSRSPQATKNWTDKLDQYFIMQCEGWQTAAAP; encoded by the coding sequence ATGATCTTCGTTTACGCAATCACGCTTGGAATCTCGTCGGGCGTTACCGGTTTATTTGCGCGGCAGGCCTTGGGCGAACAGGGTTACGTGCCGGGACTGACGCCGGGGTTGATGGTGGCCTGCGGCGTTGCGGCCACATATGCCGGACTTCAATTGCTCTACGTCGGGCTCGTGCGCTTCACCTGGCCCACGAAAACCAATTGGCCGCTGTTGGGCGAATGCCTCTCGCACGGGGCGGTCGCCGCCTTCCTGCCCTACCTCGCCCGATTCGACGTAAATTGGCCGCACCCGGCGCTCAACGACTTCGAGTCGCTCATCTATTTTGCCGCATTCGCCGGGATTCACGCGACGCTAAAACTGGTCGGCTTCTATGCGATTCTGCGCAGCGAATCCGGTCCGCGCGCGTGGAACGTCGCGTGGATGGCGAGCGGTATGCCCTTGCTGTTAGCCGGTTTTATCATGTTCGAGGTTTGGGCCGGCAGCGTCGAGAAGGCGCGGCCGAAAGCGCCGGAGGAAGTGCAGACCTACCGCGTCGGTACCGCGTACGCGAGTGCGCGCGCACTACCCGAAGGCTCCGTGCTGACCACCAACGCGACCGCGTCGATCGGCGAATGCCTCATGATCGGCTGCGCGAACCCGCCCGAAACCGCGCTTGAAGACGCGTTGGAAGTCGCCTACCTCACGATTGAGATGCGCGGCGATACCACGACGCAGTTTTCGGGTTCGATTGATTTGGCGGCCGGCGAGTGGTCTTACCTCCAAATCCCTGCCGAAGATGTTCCCCGCAAGATGACCACGTGCGTCGTGCGCTGGTCCACGGAGAAGGAATCGAAGTGGCGCAAAGCAGTCGGTGTTCTGCCAGTCCTCACATCGGACCGAACGCTCCTGATCGACGGGCCGCACGTTCGCAGAATGCAGGGCAATGAATCGAATCCCAGCCTGGTCCTGATCGTTGTTGACGGACTTGGCGCCGATCGCGTGTCGAGCATGGGTTCGGCAAAGGGAACGACGCCGAATCTCGAACGTATTGGAGCGGCGGCGCTGACGTATCCGCTCACCTATGCGCCGGCGCCGGAGGCCGCGGCATCGTGCATGACGCTGCTTACCGGCGTTTCACCGCTGCGGCACGGTTATCTGGGCGACCGCGCAGGCCCGCTGCCAAAGGAACTCAAGACCATTTCGGAAGCGTTGCGCGGCGAGCGGTACGCAACAGCAGCGTTCACCGAAGGGGAGGGCTGGGGCGATCTCGTGCACGGACGGGGTTTCGAGCGCGGGTTTGACACATTCGACGACGGTTACATCGCGGAACCGCCCGCTGCGAGTGTGCAACTCGATCCGAACGCGCCCGGTCCCGCCATGGGTTCGAGTGAAACGTTGAGCAAAGCGCGCCGTTGGTTTGACGCGCACAAAGACACAAATTACTTCCTGCTCGTCCGCCTGACCGACCTGCGCAATCCGCGCTCGAGAGAACTTCACGCCCGCTCCCTCCTTCCCGATTTGGCCAGCGCGACGCCAAGCGCGCTGTACAACGCCGCGGTCCAATATCTCGATCGCGAAGTTGGGCAGTTCATCGGGCACGTGAGAAATGCGCAGGGAGCCAAGACCTGTATCGTGGTGACATCGACGCGCGGGAGTTACCTGCCCGACGACACCGTGTTGGCCGATTGGAGCTTGCGCGTGCCATTCGTGCTGTCCGCGCCTGGCGTGACCGCGGCAAAACGCAGCGAACTGACAGGGCTCGAGGATGTCGCATCCACCCTGGCCAGGATGATGCACGTAACGCTGGGTCCCTACGCAAGCACAGCGGACTTGATCAACGCGCCGGTATCGCGTGAACCCATCTCGATGGTCGGCAATCCGTTGATGCTCAGCATTCGTAACGCGAAATTGCGTTTGGTCTGGTCGACGCAGCGCGAGCCGTTCACCATGAGGGCCGTGGGCCCGCCCGCGGCGGCGGCGTTGTACGACCTGACAAACGTACGGGCCGGAGCGCCGATGCGGGACATCTCATCGCGTTCTCCGCAGGCGACAAAGAACTGGACCGACAAGCTGGATCAGTATTTCATCATGCAGTGCGAGGGGTGGCAGACGGCTGCTGCGCCGTAG